Proteins from one Halopseudomonas pelagia genomic window:
- a CDS encoding DsbA family oxidoreductase, producing the protein MKTLQIDIVSDIACPWCAIGYARLELAMRELADELDFQVQWHAFELNPDPDAEPMPILEALSRKYGRSAAEMEAAQSNMMSIAKELGLDFTRMQERFTRNTFDAHRLVKWAGKQGKQTEMNMALFDAYFGKAADIADATILAGCAESIGLSAAEAAQILESDEFTQAVRNDEATYQQAGVSAVPAFIINQQYMIAGAQEPSTLVNALREIATSAAE; encoded by the coding sequence ATGAAAACCCTGCAAATAGACATCGTCTCCGACATCGCCTGCCCCTGGTGCGCCATCGGCTACGCACGGCTGGAGCTGGCCATGCGCGAACTGGCCGATGAGCTGGACTTCCAGGTGCAATGGCATGCATTCGAACTGAACCCGGACCCGGACGCCGAGCCGATGCCGATTCTGGAGGCACTAAGCCGCAAATATGGCCGCAGTGCAGCCGAAATGGAGGCCGCGCAGAGCAACATGATGAGCATTGCCAAGGAGCTGGGCCTGGATTTCACCCGGATGCAGGAGCGTTTCACGCGCAACACCTTTGATGCCCACCGGCTGGTCAAATGGGCGGGAAAACAGGGGAAACAGACTGAAATGAACATGGCGCTGTTCGATGCCTATTTCGGCAAAGCCGCCGACATCGCGGATGCCACAATCCTCGCTGGCTGCGCCGAGTCAATTGGATTAAGTGCGGCAGAGGCAGCGCAGATACTGGAGTCCGATGAGTTCACGCAGGCAGTACGGAATGACGAGGCGACTTATCAACAAGCCGGCGTTTCTGCCGTCCCTGCGTTTATCATCAACCAGCAATATATGATTGCCGGCGCACAGGAGCCCAGCACGCTGGTCAACGCGCTACGAGAAATCGCTACCTCGGCTGCCGAATGA
- a CDS encoding diguanylate cyclase domain-containing protein, with translation MKRHPLLAIALLALIGLGICAALSRSLYNEETKSIASQFQGDIQQAAAVFEREVLLNLEVLHALKAAMDIMPGMHSDRFRTLSEGILDRSPAIMAFAWAPVINRDSLRGFERVQQRLVPGLRVTERNADEQLVPVSNRPWYVPVQFIEPLDKNLAAMGFDLASESLRLAALETARDTGRLVATAGIKLVQEPDTQQGFLVFAPLYRGNPDTSELRQATHYGYLNGVFRVGELANRAVGLGENSSLLFQVVDITDAKPNVLYSNADPSDSRWVSALGFQTPLSDVAGRAWRIEAMPSQTYIDRRRGYLPALVMVSGGLFIALLVIYALINLHRNRLLNEAKDKLEKMSLTDGLTNLANRRHFDQFLEHEWGRAKRLSTPLALIMLDIDYFKPFNDHYGHPAGDECLREVARILQGVVRRPTDLLARYGGEEFAIVLPDTDNAAQVAEACRAAVEAAKIEHNLSEISSVVTVSVGVCARTPGPTTSLEELKEQADAALYRAKDAGRNTVVLCETSR, from the coding sequence GTGAAACGACACCCACTCCTGGCCATAGCCCTGCTTGCCCTGATTGGTCTGGGCATCTGCGCGGCGCTAAGTCGCAGCCTCTATAACGAAGAAACCAAATCCATTGCTTCCCAGTTTCAGGGCGATATCCAACAAGCCGCTGCCGTATTCGAGCGCGAAGTGCTGCTCAACCTTGAAGTGCTGCACGCGCTGAAAGCAGCAATGGACATTATGCCCGGCATGCATTCCGACCGTTTCAGAACCCTCAGCGAAGGGATTCTTGACCGCTCGCCAGCGATCATGGCGTTCGCCTGGGCGCCCGTAATCAACCGGGATAGCCTCAGGGGTTTTGAGCGCGTGCAGCAACGCCTGGTGCCAGGCCTGCGCGTGACCGAGCGCAATGCGGACGAACAGCTCGTCCCCGTTTCCAATCGGCCTTGGTATGTACCCGTCCAGTTCATCGAACCGCTGGACAAGAATCTGGCAGCCATGGGTTTTGACCTGGCCAGCGAGAGCCTCCGGCTCGCGGCACTGGAAACCGCGCGCGACACCGGCAGACTAGTCGCTACCGCTGGAATCAAGCTGGTACAGGAGCCGGACACTCAGCAGGGCTTTCTGGTATTTGCGCCTCTGTACCGTGGGAATCCCGATACCTCTGAGTTACGCCAAGCCACCCATTACGGCTATTTAAATGGGGTATTCCGGGTGGGCGAGTTGGCCAATCGGGCGGTTGGCCTGGGAGAGAACTCCAGCCTGCTGTTTCAGGTGGTGGATATCACCGACGCAAAGCCCAATGTGCTCTACAGCAACGCCGATCCCAGTGACTCTCGCTGGGTAAGTGCGCTGGGCTTCCAGACGCCGTTAAGCGATGTCGCCGGACGCGCCTGGCGCATAGAAGCCATGCCCTCGCAAACTTATATTGATCGCCGGCGCGGCTACCTCCCCGCCCTGGTGATGGTTTCAGGCGGGCTCTTTATTGCGCTGTTGGTGATATATGCATTGATCAACCTGCATCGCAACCGTCTGCTCAATGAGGCGAAAGACAAGCTGGAGAAAATGTCTCTGACCGACGGACTGACCAACCTGGCCAACCGCCGGCACTTTGACCAGTTTCTCGAACACGAATGGGGCCGAGCCAAACGGCTTTCTACACCGCTCGCGCTGATCATGCTGGATATCGACTACTTCAAGCCGTTCAATGACCACTACGGGCACCCCGCCGGAGACGAATGCCTGCGGGAAGTGGCCCGCATCCTACAAGGCGTGGTGCGCCGCCCTACCGACCTGCTGGCACGCTACGGCGGCGAAGAGTTTGCGATCGTTCTACCTGATACGGATAACGCTGCGCAGGTGGCTGAGGCCTGCCGCGCAGCGGTGGAAGCAGCCAAGATTGAACACAACCTGTCCGAAATCAGCAGTGTGGTCACCGTCAGCGTCGGCGTATGTGCCCGTACCCCGGGGCCCACTACCAGCCTGGAAGAGCTGAAGGAGCAGGCAGACGCCGCGCTGTATCGCGCCAAGGATGCCGGGCGCAATACCGTGGTTCTCTGCGAAACCAGCCGTTGA
- a CDS encoding EVE domain-containing protein, whose protein sequence is MAHWLMKTEPDECGIDDFAKAPDTPITWDGVRNYQARNFIKEMAVGDEVFIYHSSCKHIGIAGVVKVVKAAYPDPVQFKPQSAYYDEKSSVEKPRWQSVDLSFVRKLPRLIPLDELKALSGLEDLALVKRGSRLSVMPVSNEQWQIILEQVS, encoded by the coding sequence ATGGCCCATTGGCTGATGAAAACCGAGCCGGACGAATGCGGCATTGACGATTTTGCCAAGGCTCCGGATACGCCGATCACCTGGGACGGCGTGCGCAACTACCAGGCGCGCAACTTCATAAAAGAGATGGCCGTAGGCGATGAGGTGTTTATCTATCACTCCAGCTGCAAACATATTGGCATCGCCGGGGTAGTGAAAGTGGTCAAGGCAGCCTATCCGGATCCGGTCCAGTTCAAGCCTCAATCAGCGTATTACGATGAGAAGAGCAGCGTAGAAAAGCCGCGCTGGCAGTCGGTGGATCTCAGTTTTGTCAGGAAACTACCGCGTCTGATCCCACTGGATGAGCTGAAAGCGTTATCGGGTCTGGAGGATCTGGCCCTGGTCAAACGCGGTAGTCGCTTATCCGTGATGCCGGTCAGCAACGAGCAGTGGCAGATCATTCTTGAGCAGGTGAGCTGA
- a CDS encoding PaaI family thioesterase, whose protein sequence is MSVRPSVAELNAFFKREFPQARVHVDELGPGAARVRHHVGDGELRPGGTVSGPVMMTTADVALYAAILGEIGLVALAVTTNLNINFLRKPVSGRDIIGVCKLLKVGKTLAIGEVALYSEGSDEPVAHAVGTYAIPPQRSA, encoded by the coding sequence ATGTCCGTCAGACCCAGTGTCGCCGAGTTGAATGCCTTTTTTAAGCGTGAGTTCCCCCAGGCTCGAGTCCATGTTGATGAGCTTGGCCCCGGTGCCGCCCGAGTCCGACATCACGTGGGTGATGGAGAGCTGCGGCCAGGCGGTACGGTCTCTGGTCCGGTGATGATGACGACTGCGGATGTGGCCCTTTATGCGGCGATTCTCGGTGAGATCGGCCTGGTTGCACTGGCGGTAACCACCAATCTGAATATCAATTTCCTGCGCAAACCGGTGTCCGGCCGCGACATCATTGGCGTTTGCAAGCTGCTCAAGGTCGGCAAGACCCTGGCAATTGGTGAAGTGGCTCTGTATTCCGAAGGTAGTGACGAGCCCGTTGCGCATGCGGTAGGGACCTATGCGATCCCCCCGCAACGCTCTGCTTAG
- a CDS encoding DUF2834 domain-containing protein yields the protein MNLKIVVTLAVLLVFGAFSLVAMSEVGYLGIWLGGVSGWGQAQILADLIVACLLLMVWIVLDARRLGLNPWPFVLLTLLAGSFGPLLYLLLRFMKMPQAVIS from the coding sequence ATGAACCTGAAAATCGTAGTGACTCTGGCGGTGCTGTTGGTTTTTGGTGCGTTCAGTCTGGTGGCGATGAGCGAGGTCGGGTATTTGGGAATTTGGCTCGGTGGTGTTAGCGGCTGGGGGCAGGCTCAGATTCTTGCGGATCTGATCGTCGCCTGCCTGTTGCTGATGGTCTGGATCGTATTGGACGCTCGGCGCCTCGGATTGAACCCCTGGCCATTCGTATTGCTAACGCTGTTGGCTGGCTCATTTGGGCCGTTGCTGTACTTGCTGCTGCGTTTTATGAAAATGCCTCAGGCGGTAATTTCGTAG
- the ylqF gene encoding ribosome biogenesis GTPase YlqF — protein sequence MAIQWYPGHMHKAQKAIREVLPQVDLLIEVLDARIPYSSENPAIAEIRGDKPCIKVLSKTDLADPVVTAAWQEHLEQERGVKTFATTTEQPGRIKLLVDLCRKMLPEKEAGAKNINAMIVGIPNVGKSTIINTLAGRVVAKTGNEPAVTKDQQRINLGSGVVLLDTPGILWPKIENPNSSYRLAATGAIKNTAMEYDDVSFFVAEYLIKAYPELIQAHFQLEYLPSTELEFLEMAGARRGALRAGGKVNLHKICEVLINELRSGKLGLISLETPALVEQEKIAIAEAKLKKESENAERKKRFKEGSRNSDRADRKEQKNQPPAPSKGTGSRNHPRKKK from the coding sequence ATGGCGATTCAGTGGTACCCCGGACATATGCACAAGGCACAGAAGGCGATCAGGGAAGTATTGCCCCAGGTCGACCTGCTGATCGAAGTGCTCGACGCGCGCATTCCCTATTCCAGCGAGAACCCGGCGATCGCAGAGATACGCGGTGACAAGCCGTGCATCAAGGTGCTGAGCAAGACCGACCTGGCTGATCCCGTGGTTACCGCCGCCTGGCAGGAGCATCTGGAACAGGAGCGCGGGGTTAAAACCTTCGCGACCACCACCGAGCAACCTGGGCGCATCAAGTTGCTGGTGGATCTGTGCCGCAAGATGCTGCCGGAGAAGGAAGCCGGGGCGAAGAACATCAATGCGATGATTGTTGGCATCCCCAATGTCGGCAAATCAACCATCATCAACACCCTGGCCGGGCGAGTGGTGGCCAAAACCGGCAACGAGCCAGCGGTGACCAAGGATCAGCAGCGCATCAATCTGGGCAGTGGCGTGGTGCTGCTGGATACGCCCGGCATTCTCTGGCCCAAGATCGAGAACCCCAACAGCAGCTATCGTCTGGCGGCGACCGGGGCGATCAAGAACACCGCGATGGAATATGACGATGTCAGCTTTTTCGTCGCCGAATATCTGATCAAGGCTTATCCCGAGCTGATTCAGGCGCACTTCCAGCTTGAATACCTGCCCAGCACCGAACTTGAGTTCCTCGAAATGGCTGGTGCGCGCCGCGGTGCGCTGCGCGCGGGTGGCAAGGTCAATCTGCACAAGATCTGCGAAGTACTGATCAACGAGCTGCGCTCGGGCAAGCTGGGTTTGATCAGTCTGGAAACGCCAGCGTTGGTCGAGCAGGAGAAAATCGCGATTGCCGAGGCCAAGTTAAAGAAAGAATCCGAGAATGCCGAGCGCAAGAAACGTTTCAAGGAGGGTTCGCGTAACTCCGATCGCGCCGACCGCAAGGAACAGAAAAACCAGCCACCTGCACCCAGCAAGGGCACCGGCAGCCGCAATCATCCGCGCAAGAAAAAGTAA
- a CDS encoding FAD-dependent oxidoreductase: protein MSLAIAVIGSGIAGLAAAYGCQRNGHQVTVFEALDGHGMDAHALTVEGGLVDVPLRVMSRESWPSVLALAGAVGVGTYEVSTYSSCSWRDQSTWFRSGQLPGCDWPFVGSWRYLNGHALRIALGLRRLAKLTRTLDAQQSSQTLGEVLAEHPLDPVFWRGLVLPILTTVCTCDEEHLLAWPALQLLHQLHAIVHGSTLLRLQGGTSALAQRLAQNLTFYSGSSVSQVLSEDQRFRVCNERGEGGLYDRVIVATQANQLDFLQDQTFAEERYILGDIRFAAGELWVHQDLRFLPARSADWTALNFQMDRQMHKAMFSVLVNQVEPSLAGRAPVMQTWNPLFEPDPHKVLARIPFERAVVHQGTAKVHEHLRQWHASPGRKVFYCGSWAHEGVPLLESAVRSAESVVDAIGGVQSSAI, encoded by the coding sequence ATGAGCCTGGCTATTGCGGTCATTGGCAGTGGTATCGCTGGCCTGGCGGCGGCCTATGGCTGTCAGCGCAACGGTCACCAGGTTACGGTATTTGAAGCGCTGGACGGTCATGGGATGGATGCGCATGCATTGACGGTGGAAGGCGGTTTGGTCGATGTGCCGCTGCGGGTCATGAGTCGCGAGTCCTGGCCCAGCGTGCTGGCGCTGGCCGGCGCGGTCGGGGTAGGTACTTATGAGGTAAGCACCTACAGCTCCTGCAGTTGGCGTGATCAAAGCACCTGGTTTCGCAGCGGGCAGCTTCCCGGGTGTGATTGGCCCTTTGTGGGCTCCTGGCGTTACTTGAACGGACATGCTCTGCGCATTGCCTTGGGTTTACGCAGGTTAGCCAAGTTGACCCGCACGTTGGACGCCCAGCAGTCTTCGCAGACACTCGGCGAGGTGCTCGCTGAACATCCGCTGGATCCGGTGTTCTGGCGCGGTCTGGTCTTGCCGATCCTGACTACCGTCTGCACCTGTGATGAAGAGCATTTGCTCGCCTGGCCAGCGCTACAACTACTCCACCAGTTGCACGCCATTGTGCATGGCTCCACATTGTTGCGCCTGCAAGGGGGTACTTCCGCATTGGCGCAACGGCTGGCGCAGAATTTGACCTTCTACTCAGGCAGTTCAGTGTCTCAGGTGCTGAGCGAAGATCAGCGTTTCCGCGTGTGCAATGAGCGAGGCGAAGGCGGTCTATATGATCGGGTGATTGTTGCCACGCAGGCCAACCAACTGGACTTCCTCCAGGACCAGACATTCGCCGAGGAGCGGTACATTCTCGGCGATATTCGCTTTGCCGCGGGCGAGCTGTGGGTGCATCAGGATCTGCGCTTCCTGCCAGCCAGATCGGCTGACTGGACCGCCTTGAATTTCCAGATGGACCGGCAGATGCACAAGGCGATGTTCAGCGTACTGGTCAATCAGGTTGAGCCCAGCCTGGCAGGCCGCGCGCCGGTAATGCAGACCTGGAATCCGCTGTTCGAGCCTGACCCACACAAGGTATTGGCGCGGATACCCTTCGAGCGAGCGGTAGTGCATCAGGGTACAGCCAAGGTTCATGAGCATTTGCGTCAGTGGCACGCTTCGCCCGGGCGCAAGGTGTTTTATTGCGGCTCCTGGGCTCATGAGGGTGTGCCGCTTTTGGAATCGGCAGTACGCTCAGCTGAATCCGTCGTTGATGCTATCGGTGGAGTTCAATCATCTGCTATCTGA
- a CDS encoding DNA-deoxyinosine glycosylase, producing MTLVHSFAPLARPDAACLVLGSMPGKASLKAQQYYAHPRNYFWPFMELILGIQPGLAYAERCEQLLHKRVAVWDVLKACTRSSSLDADIIEASIIPNDISGFLQQHPHVRQLFFNGAKAESSFRRHVLPGLPDALRSRIHLVRLPSTSPANASVPMAVKLSAWQQLLEGADIP from the coding sequence ATGACGCTTGTCCATAGTTTTGCTCCGTTGGCGCGGCCTGATGCCGCCTGTCTGGTGCTCGGCTCGATGCCCGGCAAGGCCTCCCTGAAAGCGCAGCAATACTATGCGCACCCGCGCAATTATTTCTGGCCGTTCATGGAGCTGATTCTCGGCATTCAGCCGGGCCTGGCCTATGCCGAGCGCTGTGAACAGCTGCTGCACAAACGGGTGGCGGTGTGGGATGTGCTGAAGGCGTGTACCCGCTCTAGCAGTCTGGATGCCGATATTATTGAAGCATCGATCATCCCCAACGATATAAGCGGTTTCCTGCAGCAGCATCCGCACGTCAGGCAGTTGTTCTTCAATGGTGCCAAGGCCGAATCCAGTTTCAGGCGCCACGTATTGCCTGGTTTGCCAGACGCACTGCGCAGCCGAATCCATCTTGTACGTTTACCTTCTACCAGTCCGGCCAACGCGTCGGTGCCCATGGCGGTAAAACTGAGTGCCTGGCAGCAATTGCTCGAAGGCGCGGACATTCCCTGA
- a CDS encoding EthD family reductase: MIKVSVMYPNKPGARFNHDYYRDTHMPLVKKLMGDACDHYTVDKGLSGATPGTDATYIAMCHIYCESVEVFQRSFGPHAGTLTADVPNYTDLTPVFQISEVVVG, from the coding sequence ATGATCAAAGTCAGTGTCATGTACCCGAACAAACCCGGCGCGCGTTTCAACCACGATTATTACCGCGACACACACATGCCGCTGGTTAAAAAATTGATGGGCGATGCCTGCGACCATTACACCGTCGATAAAGGCCTGAGCGGTGCCACGCCGGGCACTGACGCGACTTATATCGCCATGTGCCATATCTATTGCGAGTCAGTAGAGGTGTTCCAGCGCAGCTTCGGCCCGCATGCCGGAACGCTGACCGCAGATGTGCCCAACTACACGGATCTGACCCCGGTGTTTCAGATCAGCGAAGTTGTAGTCGGCTGA
- a CDS encoding catalase has protein sequence MADNEQKPTTNDAGIPVSSDEHSLTIGPDGPILLHDHYLIEQMAQFNRERIPERQPHAKGGGGFGHFEVTHDVSAYTKAAVFQPGTKTDVLMRFSTVAGERGSPDTWRDPRGFSIKFYTSQGNYDLVGNNTPVFFVRDPMKFQHFIRSQKRRADTNLRDHDMQWDFWSLSPESAHQVTWLMGDRGIPKSWRHMNGYSSHTFMWVNAQGEKFWVKYHFKTDQGIDFLTQEAADKLAGQDADYHTRDLYEALKNGNHPSWTLQMQIMPFKDAETYRFNPFDLTKVWPHGDYPLITVGKLTLTRNPTDYHTEIEQAAFEPNSLVPGIGASPDKMLLGRIFAYADAHRARLGVNYKQIPVNRPHVPVNSYSKDGAMRMDNVTDPVYAPNSKGGPKADPSLNPPVDTWATSGDMVRSAYTLRRDDDDFGQAGTMVREVLDDAARDRLVSNVVGHLKDGVTEPVLERSLQYWRNIDQNIGDRIAQGVKGT, from the coding sequence ATGGCGGATAACGAGCAAAAACCTACTACTAACGATGCTGGTATACCGGTTTCGAGTGACGAACATTCCCTGACTATCGGCCCAGACGGCCCGATTCTGCTGCACGATCATTATCTGATCGAGCAGATGGCGCAATTCAACCGGGAGCGAATTCCGGAGCGTCAACCACACGCCAAAGGTGGCGGTGGCTTTGGGCACTTTGAAGTCACTCACGACGTCAGCGCCTATACCAAGGCGGCCGTGTTTCAGCCCGGCACCAAAACTGACGTACTCATGCGCTTCTCCACCGTTGCCGGTGAGCGTGGCAGCCCGGACACCTGGCGTGACCCGCGCGGCTTCTCGATCAAGTTCTACACTAGTCAGGGCAACTATGACCTGGTCGGCAACAACACCCCGGTGTTCTTCGTGCGTGATCCAATGAAATTTCAGCACTTCATTCGCTCGCAGAAACGCCGTGCCGACACCAACCTGCGTGACCATGATATGCAGTGGGATTTCTGGTCCTTGTCGCCTGAGTCCGCGCATCAGGTCACCTGGTTGATGGGTGATCGCGGGATTCCGAAAAGCTGGCGGCACATGAATGGCTATAGCAGCCACACCTTCATGTGGGTTAACGCACAGGGTGAGAAGTTCTGGGTCAAATACCACTTCAAGACCGATCAGGGCATCGACTTCCTGACTCAGGAAGCAGCCGACAAACTCGCCGGTCAGGACGCGGATTATCACACCCGTGACCTGTACGAAGCACTGAAAAACGGTAATCATCCGAGTTGGACATTGCAGATGCAGATCATGCCGTTCAAGGATGCCGAAACTTATCGCTTCAACCCCTTCGATCTGACCAAGGTCTGGCCACACGGTGACTATCCTTTGATTACGGTCGGCAAGCTGACGCTGACGCGCAATCCGACCGATTACCACACCGAGATCGAACAGGCCGCTTTCGAGCCCAACAGTCTGGTACCCGGTATTGGCGCCAGTCCGGACAAGATGCTGCTGGGCCGTATCTTCGCCTATGCCGATGCCCACCGTGCGCGTCTCGGGGTGAATTACAAGCAGATTCCGGTCAACCGCCCCCATGTGCCTGTTAACAGCTACAGCAAGGATGGCGCGATGCGGATGGATAACGTGACCGATCCGGTCTACGCCCCCAACTCCAAGGGCGGCCCCAAAGCCGATCCATCGCTTAACCCACCCGTGGACACCTGGGCTACCAGTGGCGACATGGTCCGCAGCGCCTATACCCTGCGCCGCGACGATGACGATTTCGGCCAGGCTGGCACCATGGTCCGTGAAGTACTGGACGATGCCGCGCGTGACAGGTTGGTGTCCAACGTCGTTGGCCATCTCAAGGATGGAGTCACCGAGCCGGTGCTTGAGCGCTCGCTACAGTACTGGCGCAATATCGACCAGAACATCGGTGATCGCATTGCCCAGGGTGTCAAGGGCACTTGA
- a CDS encoding sterol desaturase family protein: protein MTFSEMFYSLWRESGLPQLLDMLPPWLALDERQLVFMLATPIFIGVFAWEYFKIRHDPRLVDGAESLRNFMLGAGYQTTELLFAGLIAFPVYALAYRYRLLDIQLTVWTGALLWLLTDLCFYCMHRSSHRVRWLWAAHVTHHSSQRMNFSTAMRQNATNIFNGGWLFYVPLALIGFNPVWIGICYALSLVYQFFIHTTLVGRLHPAIEYVFNTPNHHRVHHGRNPAYIDTNYGGVFIIFDRLFGTFTQERADQPIEYGIVRQPESTGLLASWLHEYRDMFGDVARREPLQQRLRHLWMPPEWQRELPDSEQGTKDSSQP from the coding sequence ATGACATTTTCCGAGATGTTCTACAGCCTCTGGCGTGAAAGTGGTTTGCCACAACTCCTGGATATGCTGCCGCCCTGGCTGGCACTGGATGAAAGGCAGCTGGTGTTCATGCTGGCGACGCCTATCTTTATCGGCGTCTTTGCCTGGGAGTATTTCAAGATTCGCCATGATCCGCGGTTGGTTGACGGTGCAGAATCGCTGCGCAACTTTATGCTAGGCGCTGGCTATCAGACCACCGAACTGCTGTTTGCCGGGTTGATCGCCTTTCCGGTCTACGCACTGGCCTATCGTTACCGCCTGCTGGATATTCAACTGACGGTCTGGACCGGCGCGCTGCTGTGGCTGCTGACCGACCTGTGCTTTTACTGTATGCACCGCAGTTCGCACCGGGTACGCTGGCTATGGGCCGCGCATGTCACTCACCACTCCTCACAGCGAATGAATTTCTCCACCGCTATGCGCCAGAACGCCACCAATATTTTCAACGGCGGCTGGCTGTTTTATGTGCCTCTGGCGCTGATCGGTTTCAACCCGGTATGGATCGGCATCTGTTATGCGCTGTCTCTGGTTTACCAATTCTTCATACACACCACATTGGTCGGCAGACTGCACCCGGCGATTGAGTACGTGTTCAATACGCCGAATCATCACCGAGTACACCATGGCCGTAATCCCGCTTATATCGATACCAACTACGGCGGCGTGTTTATTATTTTTGATCGGCTGTTCGGCACCTTCACTCAGGAGCGCGCGGATCAACCGATTGAATACGGCATAGTACGCCAGCCGGAAAGCACCGGCCTGCTCGCCAGTTGGCTGCACGAATATCGCGATATGTTTGGTGACGTAGCCCGCCGCGAGCCGTTGCAACAACGCTTACGCCACCTATGGATGCCGCCGGAATGGCAACGCGAACTGCCCGATAGCGAACAGGGTACAAAGGACAGCTCACAACCCTGA
- a CDS encoding DUF1853 family protein: MTFSSESPALQSPGPASPDLARFRTPAVRHLAWMCHTAQLLNGPQVIDLRAYCPADLQMRLSHWDAHPEEGPAALSQPANRRLGMYFESLYACLLTDILGWELLIRNLPIRHAGITLGELDFVVRNGHTGVVEHHEIAVKFYLGYLQPGSTADNQHVSWYGPNARDRLDLKTRRLLDQQSQRTALPETTAALQHAGIEQPQVTRIFMPGYLFYPLDVQLQAAEWVPFDHPRGIWAYLDAAVRMDVSHWVPLRKPHWLGPWVQSAAPDELERDTALAEIRELATPRLFARLQQHPCTGDWCEAQRIFVMPARWPGI; the protein is encoded by the coding sequence ATGACATTCTCTTCCGAAAGTCCTGCGCTGCAAAGCCCTGGTCCTGCGAGCCCTGACCTGGCGCGCTTCCGTACCCCGGCTGTACGGCATCTGGCGTGGATGTGCCACACCGCACAGCTGCTCAACGGGCCTCAGGTGATTGATCTGCGCGCATATTGCCCTGCTGACCTGCAGATGCGGCTGAGCCATTGGGATGCTCACCCAGAAGAAGGGCCGGCCGCCTTGAGCCAGCCAGCGAATCGGCGTCTGGGTATGTATTTCGAAAGTCTTTACGCCTGCTTGCTGACAGATATTCTCGGTTGGGAATTGCTGATCAGAAACCTGCCGATCCGGCATGCGGGTATTACCCTGGGTGAGCTGGATTTTGTGGTGCGTAACGGCCACACCGGGGTGGTCGAGCATCATGAAATAGCGGTGAAATTCTACCTGGGCTATCTGCAGCCCGGTTCTACGGCAGATAACCAGCATGTGAGCTGGTATGGCCCCAACGCGCGTGACCGTCTGGACTTGAAAACCCGGCGGCTGCTGGATCAGCAAAGTCAGCGCACGGCGTTGCCGGAAACTACTGCAGCGTTGCAGCACGCAGGTATTGAGCAACCACAGGTGACCCGCATTTTCATGCCGGGATACTTGTTCTATCCGCTGGATGTGCAGTTGCAGGCAGCTGAATGGGTGCCGTTTGATCACCCGCGCGGTATTTGGGCCTATCTGGATGCCGCGGTGCGGATGGATGTGAGCCACTGGGTGCCGTTGCGCAAGCCGCACTGGCTGGGCCCGTGGGTGCAATCAGCCGCGCCCGACGAGCTTGAGCGCGACACTGCTCTGGCGGAGATCCGTGAACTGGCCACACCGCGCCTATTTGCGCGGCTGCAGCAGCATCCCTGCACCGGTGATTGGTGCGAGGCGCAGCGGATCTTCGTTATGCCGGCCCGTTGGCCGGGGATTTAA